Proteins encoded within one genomic window of Balaenoptera musculus isolate JJ_BM4_2016_0621 chromosome 12, mBalMus1.pri.v3, whole genome shotgun sequence:
- the ARG1 gene encoding arginase-1 isoform X1: protein MWETILLVPALLTQEDAKTWRRLLQDVECSFLCYTPRGGVEEGPTVLRKAGLLEKLKELECDVKDYGALTFADVPNDSPFQMVKNPRSVGKASEQLADVVAEIKRNGRTSLVLGGDHSLAIGSISGHARVHPDLCVIWVDAHTDINTPLTTTTGNLHGQPVSFLLKELKGKMPDVPGFSWMTPCLSAKDIVYIGLRDVDPGEHYILKILGIKYFSMTEVDKLGIGKVMEEAFSYLLGRKKRPIHLSFDVDGLDPSFTPATGTPVQGGLSYREGLYITEEIYKTGLLSGLDIMEVNPSLGKTPEEVTRTVNTAVAITLACFGVAREGNHKPTDYLNLPK, encoded by the exons ATGTGGGAGACCATTTTGCTAGTCCCAGCCCTTTTGACACAGGAGGATGCAAAGACCTGGAGGAG gttattacaagatgttgagtgtagtttcctgtgctataca CCACGAGGAGGGGTGGAAGAAGGCCCTACAGTATTGAGGAAGGCTGGTCTGCTTGAGAAACTTAAAGAactag agTGTGATGTGAAAGATTATGGGGCCCTGACCTTTGCTGATGTCCCTAATGACAGTCCCTTTCAAATGGTGAAGAATCCAAGGTCTGTGGGAAAAGCAAGTGAACAGCTGGCTGATGTGGTGGCAGAAATCAAGAGGAACGGAAGGACCAGCCTTGTACTGGGTGGAGACCACAG TCTGGCAATTGGCAGCATCTCTGGCCATGCCAGGGTCCACCCAGATCTCTGTGTCATTTGGGTGGATGCTCACACGGACATCAACACTCCACTGACAACCACAACTGGGAACTTACATGGACAACCTGTATCTTTCCTCCTGAAGGAACTAAAGGGAAAG ATGCCCGATGTCCCAGGATTCTCCTGGATGACTCCTTGCCTATCTGCCAAAGATATTGTGTATATCGGCCTGAGAGACGTGGACCCTGGGGAACA CTACATTTTGAAAATTCTGGGAATTAAATACTTTTCAATGACTGAAGTGGATAAACTGGGAATTGGCAAGGTGATGGAAGAAGCATTCAGCTATCTACTAGGAAG aaagaaaaggccaaTTCATTTGAGCTTTGATGTTGATGGACTGGACCCGTCTTTCACACCAGCTACTGGCACACCAGTCCAGGGAGGTCTGTCTTACAGAGAAGGTCTCTACATCACAGAAGAAATTTACAAAACAG GGCTACTGTCAGGATTAGATATAATGGAAGTGAATCCATCTCTGGGGAAGACACCAGAAGAAGTAACTCGGACAGTGAACACAGCAGTAGCAATAACCTTGGCTTGTTTTGGAGTTGCTCGGGAGGGTAACCATAAGCCTACTGATTACCTTAACCTGCCTAAGTAA
- the ARG1 gene encoding arginase-1 isoform X2: MARDLGCSGEQCWSMSSKPKSIGVIGAPFSKGQPRGGVEEGPTVLRKAGLLEKLKELECDVKDYGALTFADVPNDSPFQMVKNPRSVGKASEQLADVVAEIKRNGRTSLVLGGDHSLAIGSISGHARVHPDLCVIWVDAHTDINTPLTTTTGNLHGQPVSFLLKELKGKMPDVPGFSWMTPCLSAKDIVYIGLRDVDPGEHYILKILGIKYFSMTEVDKLGIGKVMEEAFSYLLGRKKRPIHLSFDVDGLDPSFTPATGTPVQGGLSYREGLYITEEIYKTGLLSGLDIMEVNPSLGKTPEEVTRTVNTAVAITLACFGVAREGNHKPTDYLNLPK; this comes from the exons ATGGCTCGAGACCTTGGGTGCAGCGGTGAGCAGTGCTGGAGCATGAGTTCCAAGCCAAAATCCATAGGGGTCATCGGAGCTCCTTTCTCAAAGGGCCAG CCACGAGGAGGGGTGGAAGAAGGCCCTACAGTATTGAGGAAGGCTGGTCTGCTTGAGAAACTTAAAGAactag agTGTGATGTGAAAGATTATGGGGCCCTGACCTTTGCTGATGTCCCTAATGACAGTCCCTTTCAAATGGTGAAGAATCCAAGGTCTGTGGGAAAAGCAAGTGAACAGCTGGCTGATGTGGTGGCAGAAATCAAGAGGAACGGAAGGACCAGCCTTGTACTGGGTGGAGACCACAG TCTGGCAATTGGCAGCATCTCTGGCCATGCCAGGGTCCACCCAGATCTCTGTGTCATTTGGGTGGATGCTCACACGGACATCAACACTCCACTGACAACCACAACTGGGAACTTACATGGACAACCTGTATCTTTCCTCCTGAAGGAACTAAAGGGAAAG ATGCCCGATGTCCCAGGATTCTCCTGGATGACTCCTTGCCTATCTGCCAAAGATATTGTGTATATCGGCCTGAGAGACGTGGACCCTGGGGAACA CTACATTTTGAAAATTCTGGGAATTAAATACTTTTCAATGACTGAAGTGGATAAACTGGGAATTGGCAAGGTGATGGAAGAAGCATTCAGCTATCTACTAGGAAG aaagaaaaggccaaTTCATTTGAGCTTTGATGTTGATGGACTGGACCCGTCTTTCACACCAGCTACTGGCACACCAGTCCAGGGAGGTCTGTCTTACAGAGAAGGTCTCTACATCACAGAAGAAATTTACAAAACAG GGCTACTGTCAGGATTAGATATAATGGAAGTGAATCCATCTCTGGGGAAGACACCAGAAGAAGTAACTCGGACAGTGAACACAGCAGTAGCAATAACCTTGGCTTGTTTTGGAGTTGCTCGGGAGGGTAACCATAAGCCTACTGATTACCTTAACCTGCCTAAGTAA